ACTCTACTGCTTGGcatagctgtgatccagaaacaccaaATTCAGCTCTCATTTGGGTACTGAAAGCCTGAAGAGCAACAAGGTGCCCATGCGCTGTGCAGAACTTTGGAAGACCCTCTCCCCACAacagtgggccatgtcagtaAAGTGACAGCCATTCAGAGAATGTGTAGTCACATGGTAAGTTACAATTATCTGGTCCTGCAATCAGCCCAGACCAAGCCCTAGTACCTCTTTGTTTCGGAAGATTTGTTACACTTGCCCCATTGAAAGGTTTTCTCATTAAGAATTTTCTCATGTTGAATTATACTTGATAGATATTCCACATTTAAAGGTCTTCATGTGTGAAAAATCTGATGTATTGTAAGGCACAGTTTCTGGCTGAAAGATTTACCACCAGCACCATATATATAAGGTTTTTAATCAGAATGAATGcgcagatgagttttgagatgtgatgtctggataaaggcttttccacattcaccacatgcatggggtttctccccagtatgagtacgctgatgaacagtgaggcccttcttccaggtaaaggcttttccacattcaccacatacatagggcttctctccagtatgagttcgctgatgatcagtaAGAATATtcttccaggtaaaggcttttccacatttaccacatacatagggtttccttCCTGTATGAAATGTCTGATGTGCTTTAAGGCAATGTTTACTGCTGAAacctttaccacactcaccacatacataaggtttttctccagtatgagtttgctgatgaacagtgagctcaTCCTTCCAgatgaaagcttttccacattgaccacatacatggggtttctctccagtatgagttcgctgatgactaGTGAGAACATACTTCCTgacaaaggtttttccacattcaccacatgcatggggtttctccccagtattagtatgctgatgaacagtgaggcccttcttccaggtaaaggcttttccacattcaccacatacatagggcttctctccagtatgagttcgctgatgatcagtaAGAATATtcttccaggtaaaggcttttccacatttaccacatacatagggtttccttCCTGTATGAAATGTCTGATGTGCTTTAAGGCAATGTTTACTGCTGAAacctttaccacactcaccacatacataaggtttttctccagtatgagtttgctgatgaacagtgagctcaTCCTTCCAgatgaaagcttttccacattgaccacatacatggggtttctctccagtatgagttcgctgatgactaGTGAGAACATACTTCCTgacaaaggtttttccacattcaccacatgcatggggtttctccccagtattagtatgctgatgaacagtgaggcccttcttccaggtaaaggcttttccacattcaccacatacatggggtttctttcctgtgtgacaCATCTGATGTGCTCTAAGGTATcgcttctggctgaaagctttaccacactcaccacatacataagGGGTTTCTCCATTATGAGTtcttagatgagttttgagatgtgctATCTGAATAAAGCCATTGCCACATTCACAGGATTTCTCTCCagcatgagttcgctga
The Tenrec ecaudatus isolate mTenEca1 chromosome 3, mTenEca1.hap1, whole genome shotgun sequence DNA segment above includes these coding regions:
- the LOC142442245 gene encoding uncharacterized protein LOC142442245 is translated as MPCVCSECGKAFSTNSDLIAHQRTHAGEKSCECGNGFIQIAHLKTHLRTHNGETPYVCGECGKAFSQKRYLRAHQMCHTGKKPHVCGECGKAFTWKKGLTVHQHTNTGEKPHACGECGKTFVRKYVLTSHQRTHTGEKPHVCGQCGKAFIWKDELTVHQQTHTGEKPYVCGECGKGFSSKHCLKAHQTFHTGRKPYVCGKCGKAFTWKNILTDHQRTHTGEKPYVCGECGKAFTWKKGLTVHQHTNTGEKPHACGECGKTFVRKYVLTSHQRTHTGEKPHVCGQCGKAFIWKDELTVHQQTHTGEKPYVCGECGKGFSSKHCLKAHQTFHTGRKPYVCGKCGKAFTWKNILTDHQRTHTGEKPYVCGECGKAFTWKKGLTVHQRTHTGEKPHACGECGKAFIQTSHLKTHLRIHSD